A region of Lichenibacterium dinghuense DNA encodes the following proteins:
- a CDS encoding alpha/beta fold hydrolase: MTADDLPTLFLLPFLAATGHQWAGVASRLAGRARCVTVDLPGFGDAHAAPGYTVAEMADFVAGVVRAHAPARWAIAGHSMGGKVSCALARMAEDGAPGLGGLERIVLVAGSPPCPEPMDEAVRADMLGWFGGDAAARRAEARDYVAGNAAAPLDAAVLDQAAGDVARMDPDAWRAWLGRGSREDWAERIGMLRTPALILAGSEDEALGPEAQRRHMAPHFADHRLEVLEGAGHLLPLERPAEVARLVGEHLGV; the protein is encoded by the coding sequence ATGACCGCCGACGACCTGCCCACCCTGTTCCTCCTGCCGTTCCTCGCCGCCACCGGCCACCAATGGGCCGGCGTGGCGTCGCGCCTCGCGGGGCGGGCGCGCTGCGTGACGGTCGACCTGCCGGGCTTCGGCGACGCCCACGCCGCCCCCGGCTACACGGTCGCCGAGATGGCCGACTTCGTCGCGGGCGTCGTCCGCGCCCACGCGCCCGCGCGCTGGGCGATCGCCGGCCACAGCATGGGCGGCAAGGTGTCCTGCGCGCTGGCCCGCATGGCGGAGGACGGGGCACCGGGCCTCGGCGGGCTGGAGCGGATCGTCCTCGTCGCCGGCTCGCCGCCCTGCCCCGAGCCGATGGACGAGGCCGTGCGCGCCGACATGTTGGGCTGGTTCGGCGGCGACGCTGCGGCGCGGCGCGCCGAGGCGCGCGACTACGTGGCGGGCAACGCCGCCGCCCCGCTCGACGCGGCTGTGCTGGACCAGGCCGCGGGCGACGTGGCCCGCATGGACCCCGACGCCTGGAGGGCCTGGCTCGGCCGCGGCAGCCGCGAGGACTGGGCGGAGCGGATCGGGATGCTCCGCACGCCAGCGCTGATCCTCGCCGGGTCGGAGGACGAGGCGCTCGGTCCCGAGGCGCAGCGCCGCCACATGGCGCCGCATTTCGCCGATCACCGGCTCGAGGTGCTGGAGGGCGCCGGCCACCTGCTGCCGCTGGAGCGGCCAGCCGAGGTGGCGCGTCTCGTCGGCGAGCACCTCGGGGTGTGA
- a CDS encoding PAS domain-containing sensor histidine kinase codes for MSPRRPHDGPPMPAPPAGAPASGPFPSGGGAMGEAVRARDWSASPLGPIAGWPPALRNALNLVLNSGESMFVMWGEARTFFFNDAYRPMLGPRLATALGRDIAAVWADAWEQVVPVVGRALAGEGTRFEEVPIAMARYGRDEETWWTFSFSPLHDDAGAVAGMLGVTREVTEQVLMKRRLESEHAALVQMFAQAPSFIAVLKGPEHRFDFTNAAYLRLVGGREVAGRSVAEALPDAAAQGYVDLLDRVYRTGEPFSATGAEFVLQPEFGGTGERRWVDFIFQPLTDAGGAVTGILVEGYDVTARVEAEREVRASEARFGSLTQALPNQVWTATPDGTVDWANARLYEYSGAAELAGPAWTAIVHPEDLPAVGARWAAALATGGVYETEMRVRRRDGAFRWHLVRAVAQRDAAGAVERWVGTSTDIDDQKRAELTLAAAKAAAEEANLAKSQFLANMSHELRTPLSAIIGYAEMLKEEVADGTPPADLLADMDRIESNARHLLGLINDVLDLSKIESGKMEVYPERFALEPVLRELSAAVGGLVARKANRLELRLDPGLGGLDTDLTKLRQIVLNLLSNAAKFTERGTIALTAERAGDRVRVAVRDSGIGMTAEQVGRLFERFSQADISTTRRFGGSGLGLSLVRAYAEMLGGEVSVESEPGRGSTFTVLLPATLPSEKPAP; via the coding sequence ATGAGCCCGCGCCGCCCCCACGACGGTCCCCCGATGCCCGCGCCGCCGGCCGGCGCGCCCGCGAGCGGCCCCTTCCCCAGCGGCGGCGGCGCCATGGGAGAGGCGGTGCGCGCCCGCGACTGGTCCGCCTCGCCCCTCGGGCCGATCGCGGGCTGGCCGCCCGCGCTCCGTAACGCGCTGAACCTCGTGCTGAACAGCGGGGAAAGCATGTTCGTCATGTGGGGCGAGGCGCGCACCTTCTTCTTCAACGACGCCTACCGGCCCATGCTGGGGCCGCGGCTCGCCACCGCGCTCGGCCGCGACATCGCCGCGGTCTGGGCCGACGCCTGGGAGCAGGTGGTGCCCGTGGTCGGCCGGGCGCTCGCCGGCGAGGGCACGCGCTTCGAGGAGGTGCCCATCGCCATGGCGCGCTACGGGCGCGACGAGGAGACCTGGTGGACCTTCTCCTTCTCGCCGCTCCACGACGACGCGGGCGCGGTGGCGGGCATGCTCGGCGTCACCCGCGAGGTCACCGAGCAGGTGCTGATGAAGAGGCGGCTCGAAAGCGAGCACGCCGCGCTGGTGCAGATGTTCGCGCAGGCGCCGAGCTTCATCGCGGTGCTGAAGGGCCCCGAGCACCGCTTCGACTTCACCAACGCGGCCTATCTCCGCCTCGTCGGCGGGCGCGAGGTCGCCGGCCGCAGCGTGGCGGAGGCTCTGCCCGACGCCGCCGCGCAGGGCTACGTGGACCTGCTCGATCGTGTGTACCGCACTGGCGAGCCCTTCTCGGCCACGGGGGCCGAGTTCGTGCTCCAGCCGGAGTTCGGCGGCACCGGCGAGCGCCGCTGGGTCGACTTCATCTTCCAGCCGCTCACCGACGCCGGCGGCGCCGTCACGGGCATCCTGGTGGAGGGCTACGACGTCACGGCGCGGGTGGAGGCCGAGCGCGAGGTGCGGGCCTCCGAGGCCCGCTTCGGCTCGCTGACCCAGGCCCTGCCCAACCAGGTGTGGACCGCGACGCCGGACGGCACCGTCGACTGGGCCAACGCCCGCCTCTACGAATACAGCGGCGCGGCCGAGCTCGCCGGGCCCGCCTGGACCGCCATCGTCCATCCCGAGGACCTGCCGGCCGTGGGGGCCCGCTGGGCCGCAGCGCTGGCGACCGGCGGCGTCTACGAGACCGAGATGCGGGTGCGGCGGCGCGACGGCGCCTTCCGCTGGCACCTCGTGCGCGCCGTGGCGCAGCGCGACGCCGCGGGCGCGGTCGAGCGCTGGGTCGGCACCAGCACCGACATCGACGACCAGAAGCGCGCCGAGCTGACGCTCGCGGCCGCCAAGGCCGCGGCCGAGGAGGCCAACCTCGCCAAGAGCCAGTTCCTGGCCAACATGAGCCACGAGCTGCGAACGCCGCTCTCGGCCATCATCGGCTACGCCGAGATGCTGAAGGAGGAGGTGGCCGACGGCACGCCCCCGGCCGACCTCCTGGCCGACATGGACCGCATCGAGTCCAACGCCCGCCACCTGCTCGGCCTCATCAACGACGTGCTCGACCTCAGCAAGATCGAGAGCGGCAAGATGGAGGTCTACCCCGAGCGCTTCGCGCTGGAGCCCGTGCTGCGCGAGCTGTCGGCGGCGGTGGGCGGCCTCGTGGCCCGCAAGGCGAACCGGCTGGAACTCAGGCTCGATCCCGGCCTCGGCGGGCTCGACACGGACCTGACCAAGCTGCGGCAGATCGTGCTGAACCTCCTGTCCAACGCGGCCAAGTTCACGGAACGCGGCACCATCGCCCTGACGGCCGAGCGCGCGGGCGACCGCGTCCGCGTCGCGGTGCGGGACAGCGGCATCGGCATGACGGCCGAGCAGGTGGGCCGGCTGTTCGAGCGCTTCAGCCAGGCCGACATCTCCACCACGCGCCGCTTCGGCGGCAGCGGCCTCGGCCTGTCGCTGGTGCGCGCCTATGCCGAGATGCTGGGCGGCGAGGTGTCGGTGGAGAGCGAGCCCGGCCGGGGCTCGACCTTCACGGTGCTGCTGCCCGCGACCCTCCCCTCCGAGAAGCCCGCCCCATGA
- the katG gene encoding catalase/peroxidase HPI: MNEMTVDKTNTQSYRMEGKCPFGGDRIGGAQGARPTLDNWYPHRLKTEVLHQNGLAADPLGPDFDYAAEFNKIDLEALKADIKAFLTTSVPWWPSDYGNYGPQMVRMAWHSAGTYRIADGRGGAGTGMQRFAPISSWWDNGNTDKSRRLLQPIKHKYGNALSWADLMVLTGNCALEIMGLPTYGFGGGRLDAWEADNATYWGPEVVDMGTISDFEKMTARDKRWRGKNGDADYDLENPLAASHQALIYVNPEGSSGDGDPVGSARDIRITFTRMAMNDEETVALIAGGHAFGKSHGMVPSKEIGAPPEMAPMEAMGLGWHNPKGAGNGKDTMTNGIEGSWTPNPTQWDNAYLENLFKFDWEKTKSPAGSIQWKPKDEGAPKTPDAHVPGRMNDLMMMTTDIALKVDPEYRKVCEKFLGDFDAFTQAFSKAWYKLTHRDMGPKHRYLGPEATIEDGLLWQDPLPERDYGLVDGDAVADLRARIAATGLSASDLAFAAFSAAAPYRDSDKRGGANGGRLALAPQKDWVVNRRAAPVVEALRGVKGAFDASRTDGVRVSLADLIVLGGCVAVEKAARDAGADVAVPFTPGRVDTTQDLTDVEMFTWLRPVVDGFRNFVGAEFADVSGGVSPEEMFLDKANLMKLTVPEWVVLTGGLRALGANHDGSDVGVLTDRVGALTTDFFTNLLDTDTVWEKADAEGLSFVGRDRASGTEKFRASRFDLLFGANAQLRSTADVYAGRDGSARFVKDFVRVWDKVMMLDRYDVKGHRRHAPMAA, from the coding sequence ATGAACGAGATGACGGTCGACAAGACCAACACGCAATCCTACCGCATGGAGGGCAAGTGCCCCTTCGGCGGCGACCGCATCGGCGGCGCCCAGGGCGCCCGCCCGACGCTGGACAACTGGTACCCCCACCGCCTCAAGACGGAGGTGCTCCACCAGAACGGCCTCGCCGCCGACCCGCTCGGGCCAGACTTCGACTATGCGGCCGAGTTCAACAAGATCGACCTCGAGGCCCTCAAGGCCGACATCAAGGCCTTCCTCACCACCTCCGTGCCGTGGTGGCCATCCGATTACGGCAACTACGGCCCGCAGATGGTCCGCATGGCCTGGCACTCGGCCGGCACCTACCGCATCGCCGACGGGCGCGGCGGCGCCGGCACCGGCATGCAGCGCTTCGCGCCGATCTCGTCCTGGTGGGACAACGGCAACACCGACAAGTCGCGCCGCCTGCTCCAGCCCATCAAGCACAAATACGGCAACGCCCTGTCCTGGGCCGACCTGATGGTGCTGACCGGCAATTGCGCCCTGGAGATCATGGGCCTGCCGACCTACGGCTTCGGCGGCGGCCGGCTCGACGCCTGGGAGGCCGACAACGCCACCTACTGGGGCCCCGAGGTGGTCGACATGGGCACGATCTCGGACTTCGAGAAGATGACGGCGCGCGACAAGCGCTGGCGCGGCAAGAACGGCGACGCCGACTACGACCTCGAGAACCCGCTCGCGGCCTCGCACCAGGCGCTGATCTACGTCAACCCGGAGGGGTCCAGCGGCGACGGCGACCCCGTGGGCTCGGCGCGCGACATCCGCATCACCTTCACCCGCATGGCGATGAACGACGAGGAGACCGTGGCGCTGATCGCGGGCGGCCACGCCTTCGGCAAGAGCCACGGCATGGTGCCCTCGAAGGAGATCGGCGCCCCGCCCGAGATGGCGCCGATGGAGGCCATGGGCCTCGGCTGGCACAACCCGAAGGGCGCCGGCAACGGCAAGGACACGATGACCAACGGCATCGAGGGCTCCTGGACGCCGAACCCGACCCAGTGGGACAACGCCTACCTGGAGAACCTCTTCAAGTTCGACTGGGAGAAGACCAAGAGCCCGGCCGGCTCGATCCAGTGGAAGCCGAAGGACGAGGGCGCGCCCAAGACCCCGGACGCGCACGTGCCCGGCCGCATGAACGACCTCATGATGATGACCACGGACATCGCGCTGAAGGTCGACCCCGAGTACCGCAAGGTGTGCGAGAAGTTCCTCGGCGACTTCGACGCCTTCACCCAGGCCTTCTCCAAGGCGTGGTACAAGCTGACCCACCGCGACATGGGCCCGAAGCACCGCTACCTCGGCCCCGAGGCGACGATCGAGGACGGCCTGCTGTGGCAGGACCCGCTGCCCGAGCGCGACTACGGCCTCGTGGACGGTGACGCCGTGGCCGACCTCAGGGCGCGGATCGCGGCGACGGGCCTGTCGGCCTCCGACCTCGCCTTCGCGGCCTTCTCGGCGGCGGCGCCCTACCGCGACAGCGACAAGCGCGGCGGCGCCAACGGCGGCCGGCTCGCGCTGGCGCCGCAGAAGGACTGGGTCGTCAACCGCCGGGCCGCGCCGGTGGTGGAGGCGCTGCGCGGCGTGAAGGGCGCCTTCGACGCTTCGCGCACGGACGGCGTGCGGGTGTCGCTGGCCGACCTCATCGTGCTCGGCGGCTGCGTCGCGGTCGAGAAGGCGGCGCGGGACGCCGGGGCGGACGTTGCCGTGCCGTTCACGCCGGGCCGCGTCGACACCACGCAGGACCTCACCGACGTCGAGATGTTCACTTGGCTCAGGCCGGTGGTGGACGGGTTCCGCAACTTCGTCGGCGCGGAGTTCGCCGACGTGTCGGGGGGCGTGTCGCCCGAGGAGATGTTCCTCGACAAGGCCAACCTGATGAAGCTGACCGTCCCGGAGTGGGTGGTGTTGACGGGCGGGCTGCGCGCGCTCGGCGCCAACCACGACGGCTCGGACGTGGGCGTGCTCACCGACCGGGTGGGCGCGCTGACGACGGACTTCTTCACGAACCTGCTCGACACCGACACGGTGTGGGAGAAGGCCGACGCGGAGGGCCTGAGCTTCGTCGGCCGCGACCGGGCGAGCGGGACCGAGAAGTTCCGCGCGTCGCGCTTCGACCTCCTGTTCGGCGCCAACGCGCAGCTGCGCTCGACCGCCGACGTCTACGCGGGCCGCGACGGCTCCGCGCGGTTCGTGAAGGACTTCGTCCGGGTCTGGGACAAGGTCATGATGCTCGACCGCTACGACGTGAAGGGCCACCGGCGCCACGCGCCGATGGCGGCCTGA
- a CDS encoding sulfatase family protein has product MAEITRRSLLAGAGGSLVLPAIARAAPADGAPAKRPNVVFILADDLGYADLTCTGRPDFETPNIDRIAAGGMRFLQAYANSAVCSATRTALITGRYQDRLAIGLEEPLAANVAGLPPSHPTLPSILRAAGYRTALVGKWHLGFLPDYGPLKSGYEHYFGIRGGAADYYDHDKTLWNEDVPAHEAGYLTDLFGDHAVRLVEDFARGPAPFLLSLHFTAPHWPWEAPGPAGEAESRRLAAKHDPEALGDFDGGDQKTYAAIVTRMDMQVGRVLDALDRAGVADDTIVVFTSDNGGERFSDTWPFTGKKTDLLEGGLRIPALIRWPGRVEPGSTSDQVMISMDWLPTLLAAAGTAPDPAYPTDGTSLLDHLRPGAPTVPRTLYWRYLNKDQSAVRDGDWKYLSIMGNSFLFDVVADPLERANLKDRHPEVFARLKAQWGAWNGTMLPFTTANYSYSLSGEELADHYGAPGTIEGER; this is encoded by the coding sequence ATGGCCGAGATCACGCGACGCAGCCTCCTGGCCGGGGCGGGGGGCAGCCTCGTCCTGCCGGCCATCGCCCGCGCGGCGCCGGCCGACGGCGCGCCGGCGAAGCGCCCCAACGTCGTCTTCATCCTCGCCGACGACCTCGGCTACGCCGACCTCACCTGCACCGGGCGGCCCGACTTCGAGACGCCCAACATCGACCGCATCGCGGCGGGCGGGATGCGCTTCCTGCAGGCCTACGCCAATTCCGCGGTCTGCTCGGCCACCCGCACGGCGCTGATCACCGGCCGCTACCAGGACCGGCTGGCGATCGGGCTGGAGGAGCCGCTGGCCGCCAACGTGGCGGGCCTGCCCCCGAGCCATCCGACGCTGCCCTCGATCCTGCGCGCCGCCGGCTACCGCACGGCGCTGGTCGGCAAGTGGCACCTCGGCTTCCTGCCCGACTACGGCCCGCTGAAGAGCGGCTACGAGCATTACTTCGGCATCCGCGGCGGCGCGGCCGACTATTACGACCACGACAAGACGCTGTGGAACGAGGACGTGCCGGCCCACGAGGCGGGCTACCTGACCGACCTGTTCGGCGACCACGCGGTTCGGCTCGTCGAAGACTTCGCGCGCGGGCCCGCGCCCTTCCTGCTGTCGCTCCACTTCACGGCGCCGCACTGGCCCTGGGAAGCGCCCGGCCCTGCGGGCGAGGCCGAGTCGCGCCGCCTCGCCGCCAAGCACGACCCAGAGGCGCTCGGCGACTTCGACGGCGGCGACCAGAAGACGTACGCCGCCATCGTGACCCGCATGGACATGCAGGTCGGCCGCGTGCTCGACGCGCTCGACCGCGCCGGCGTGGCGGACGACACGATCGTGGTCTTCACCAGCGACAACGGCGGCGAGCGCTTCTCCGACACCTGGCCCTTCACCGGCAAGAAGACGGACCTCCTGGAGGGTGGCCTGCGCATCCCGGCCTTGATCCGCTGGCCGGGCCGCGTGGAGCCGGGCTCGACCAGCGACCAGGTGATGATCTCCATGGACTGGCTGCCGACGCTGCTGGCCGCGGCCGGCACGGCGCCCGACCCCGCCTATCCGACGGACGGCACGAGCCTCCTCGACCACCTCCGGCCCGGCGCCCCGACGGTGCCGCGCACCCTCTACTGGCGCTATCTCAACAAGGACCAGAGCGCCGTGCGGGACGGGGACTGGAAGTACCTGTCCATCATGGGCAACAGCTTCCTGTTCGACGTGGTCGCCGACCCGCTGGAGCGCGCCAACCTCAAGGACCGGCACCCGGAGGTGTTCGCCCGGCTGAAGGCCCAGTGGGGCGCGTGGAACGGCACGATGCTGCCCTTCACCACCGCCAACTATTCCTACAGCCTGTCCGGCGAGGAGCTCGCCGACCACTACGGCGCGCCGGGGACCATCGAGGGGGAACGCTGA
- a CDS encoding ABC transporter permease, with product MTDTVDPASGKLDAPRAATSAATPSARLRGSASWQTLGPFLVFAATLLIVSAVNPAFLGGTGISIVTESAAPILLVALGQAMVLNIGSIDLSNAAISLLGAIILALLLPAYGFGAIVLVLVLVTIFGAINGAIVAYAQVPSFALTLGTLGILEAATLVVSGSETVYVSQNGELVTSLYQGRFLAIPLTFWLGVAAALLYWGLLRYSRVGQGMTAIGKSEPGAIFAAVPTRLLKILTFAISGFTGGLAGISIVAQAGSASASGLGSDLLLPGIAAALVGGTAVSGGVTNPINVVFGALTIAFVPIAVQAIGISAQAQSLVYGFFIIAIVVLTTNRTADAIIK from the coding sequence ATGACCGACACCGTCGATCCCGCCAGCGGGAAGCTGGACGCGCCGCGCGCCGCGACCTCCGCCGCGACGCCCTCGGCCCGGCTGCGCGGCTCCGCCTCGTGGCAGACGCTGGGGCCGTTCCTGGTCTTCGCCGCGACGCTGCTGATCGTGTCCGCCGTGAACCCCGCCTTCCTGGGCGGCACGGGCATCTCGATCGTCACGGAATCCGCCGCGCCGATCCTGCTCGTGGCGCTGGGCCAGGCCATGGTGCTGAACATCGGCTCGATCGACCTGTCCAACGCCGCGATCAGCCTGCTCGGGGCCATCATCCTGGCCCTCCTCCTCCCGGCCTACGGGTTCGGCGCCATCGTGCTCGTGCTGGTGCTCGTCACGATCTTCGGGGCGATCAACGGCGCCATCGTGGCCTACGCGCAGGTCCCGTCCTTCGCGCTCACGCTCGGCACGCTGGGCATCCTCGAAGCCGCCACCCTGGTGGTGAGCGGGTCGGAGACCGTCTACGTCAGCCAGAACGGCGAGCTGGTCACGTCCCTCTACCAGGGCCGGTTCCTCGCGATCCCGCTGACGTTCTGGCTCGGCGTCGCCGCCGCGCTTCTGTACTGGGGGCTGCTGCGCTACAGCCGCGTCGGCCAGGGCATGACGGCCATCGGCAAGAGCGAGCCGGGCGCCATCTTCGCGGCGGTGCCGACGCGCCTGCTCAAGATCCTCACCTTCGCGATCTCGGGCTTCACGGGGGGCCTCGCCGGCATCAGCATCGTGGCGCAGGCCGGCTCGGCCTCGGCGAGCGGGCTCGGCAGCGACCTCCTGCTGCCGGGCATCGCCGCGGCGCTGGTCGGCGGCACGGCCGTGTCGGGCGGCGTGACCAACCCGATCAACGTCGTGTTCGGCGCCCTGACGATCGCCTTCGTGCCGATCGCGGTCCAGGCCATCGGCATCAGCGCGCAGGCGCAGAGCCTCGTCTACGGCTTCTTCATCATCGCCATCGTGGTGCTGACCACCAACCGGACCGCGGACGCGATCATCAAGTGA
- a CDS encoding sugar ABC transporter ATP-binding protein — MTATAAPTPATGAEAPPVLRLTDVTRSFGPVTALKNISLEIKRGEVIGLVGENGAGKSSLLKILAGIVAPSSGRIEINGTVCNFKGPKDAFKAGVGVVHQEQSLFTNLTVGENIDQHRAADGILEKLGFRDWGRVNREAAAALGKIGVKLDPKARVSDLSFVDRQMVEIARAVCIDPTSGGPPLIILDEPTAVLEREDAAVLEREIRKLKAFGSIIFVSHRLDEILRVCDRVVVMRAGQLILNKPSADVTKDELFQAMAGRASQAVHRAPSRSVDGVKPAIAVRDLTRQGHYSGVSFAAYPGQIVALVGSNGAGCGPLMRALFGAEAHESGTIEVDGSPVSGWSIGRAVKAGLAYVPAERKVEGMVGGFSAAQNIALVHPGESAVGPFISPRRLDRMAQSWFDRLDVSPNSISLALGRFSGGNQQKVVLARWLNASAMKVFLVDHPLRGLDPGAAQTVNAQIRKACDAGAAVVLIPDTIEEAIETADQIVVMRDGEVSARYDMSTGVALSVEDILEKMV; from the coding sequence ATGACGGCCACGGCGGCTCCCACCCCGGCGACCGGCGCGGAAGCGCCGCCGGTCCTACGCCTGACGGACGTCACCCGCTCGTTCGGGCCCGTCACGGCCCTCAAGAACATCAGCCTGGAGATCAAGCGGGGCGAGGTGATCGGCCTCGTCGGCGAGAACGGCGCCGGCAAGTCGTCGCTCCTCAAGATCCTGGCCGGGATCGTCGCCCCGAGCTCGGGCAGGATCGAGATCAACGGCACCGTCTGCAACTTCAAGGGCCCGAAGGATGCCTTCAAGGCCGGCGTCGGCGTGGTCCACCAGGAGCAGTCGCTGTTCACCAACCTCACGGTCGGCGAGAACATCGACCAGCACCGGGCCGCGGACGGGATCCTCGAGAAGCTGGGCTTCCGGGACTGGGGGCGCGTGAACCGCGAGGCCGCGGCCGCGCTCGGCAAGATCGGCGTCAAGCTGGACCCGAAGGCGCGCGTGAGCGACCTGTCCTTCGTCGACCGGCAGATGGTCGAGATCGCCCGCGCGGTCTGCATCGACCCGACCTCCGGCGGCCCGCCCCTGATCATCCTCGACGAGCCGACGGCCGTGCTGGAACGCGAGGACGCGGCCGTGCTGGAGCGCGAGATCCGCAAGCTCAAGGCTTTCGGCAGCATCATCTTCGTGTCGCACCGGCTCGACGAGATCCTGCGCGTCTGCGACCGCGTCGTGGTCATGCGGGCCGGGCAGCTCATCCTCAACAAGCCCTCCGCCGACGTGACCAAGGACGAGCTGTTCCAGGCCATGGCGGGCCGCGCCTCCCAGGCGGTCCATCGCGCGCCGTCCCGGTCGGTCGACGGGGTCAAGCCCGCCATCGCGGTGCGGGACCTCACGCGGCAGGGGCACTATTCCGGGGTGTCCTTCGCGGCCTATCCCGGGCAGATCGTCGCCCTCGTCGGCTCGAACGGCGCCGGCTGCGGCCCGCTGATGCGCGCCCTGTTCGGCGCCGAGGCCCACGAGTCCGGCACGATCGAGGTGGACGGGAGCCCCGTGTCGGGCTGGTCGATCGGGCGCGCCGTGAAGGCTGGGCTCGCCTACGTGCCCGCCGAGCGCAAGGTCGAGGGCATGGTGGGAGGCTTCTCGGCCGCCCAGAACATCGCGCTGGTGCACCCCGGCGAGTCCGCGGTGGGCCCCTTCATCAGCCCGCGCCGGCTCGACCGCATGGCGCAGTCCTGGTTCGACCGCCTGGACGTCAGCCCCAACAGCATCTCGCTGGCGCTCGGCCGCTTCTCGGGCGGCAACCAGCAGAAGGTCGTGCTCGCGCGCTGGCTCAACGCCAGCGCCATGAAGGTCTTCCTGGTCGACCACCCCCTGCGCGGCCTCGACCCCGGCGCGGCCCAGACCGTCAACGCCCAGATCCGCAAGGCCTGCGACGCGGGCGCCGCCGTGGTGCTGATCCCGGACACGATCGAGGAAGCGATCGAGACCGCCGACCAGATCGTCGTCATGCGCGACGGCGAAGTCTCCGCCCGCTACGACATGAGCACCGGCGTCGCGCTTTCCGTCGAAGACATCCTCGAGAAGATGGTATGA
- a CDS encoding ABC transporter permease, with product MVSSVDGSSARVEAPGSAIRRALAPGGGKGPLTWIATVVAIVVVFTLLNHRFASVENLRNVLQQASVPLILVVGASFVILMGSIDLSVQGVMAAAGMAWVLLVPNARGGTDLGPGAWAVGLGVGLALGLVTGLIYTKFRVPSFVVTLGTWNVGLGVATILYGDNLLPSITDDGLSGWPTRMTLGLPNAFWLAAIVVALGALVIGYTRFGRSMLAIGNNESMALVNGIPVTSVKVAAFGLAGLLSGLGGILATMQLGSGSPGVGAGQLFTVIPAAVIGGTALSGGEGGVLRSAFGVMLLIVLNNGLVLAGVSPDYQSGVFGAVLLLTIVVVAWPLRDRLRVAK from the coding sequence ATGGTCAGTTCCGTCGACGGCTCCAGCGCGCGCGTCGAGGCGCCCGGCTCCGCGATCAGGCGGGCCCTCGCGCCCGGCGGAGGCAAGGGGCCGCTCACCTGGATCGCGACGGTCGTCGCCATCGTGGTGGTCTTCACCCTGCTGAACCACCGTTTCGCCAGCGTCGAGAACCTCCGCAACGTGCTCCAGCAGGCCTCGGTGCCGCTGATCCTCGTGGTCGGGGCGAGCTTCGTGATCCTGATGGGGTCGATCGACCTGTCGGTCCAGGGCGTGATGGCGGCGGCCGGCATGGCCTGGGTGCTCCTGGTGCCCAACGCCCGCGGCGGCACGGACCTCGGCCCCGGCGCCTGGGCGGTCGGCCTCGGCGTCGGCCTCGCGCTGGGGCTGGTCACCGGCCTCATCTACACGAAATTCAGGGTGCCCTCCTTCGTGGTCACGCTCGGGACCTGGAACGTCGGGCTCGGCGTGGCGACGATCCTGTACGGCGACAACCTGCTGCCGAGCATCACCGACGACGGGCTGTCGGGCTGGCCGACCCGGATGACGCTGGGGCTGCCGAACGCCTTCTGGCTGGCGGCGATCGTGGTGGCGCTCGGCGCGCTGGTGATCGGTTACACGCGCTTCGGGCGCAGCATGCTGGCGATCGGCAACAACGAGTCCATGGCGCTGGTCAACGGCATCCCGGTAACGAGCGTGAAGGTCGCCGCCTTCGGCCTCGCGGGGCTGCTCAGCGGCCTCGGAGGCATCCTCGCCACGATGCAGCTCGGCTCCGGCTCGCCCGGCGTCGGCGCGGGCCAGCTCTTCACGGTCATCCCCGCCGCCGTGATCGGCGGCACCGCCCTCAGCGGCGGCGAGGGGGGCGTCCTGCGGTCGGCCTTCGGCGTGATGCTGCTGATCGTGCTCAACAACGGCCTCGTGCTGGCCGGCGTGAGCCCCGACTACCAGTCGGGCGTGTTCGGCGCCGTCCTCCTGCTCACCATCGTCGTCGTGGCCTGGCCGCTGCGCGACCGCCTGAGGGTGGCGAAATGA